The genomic segment GACCCTGGCTCGAAAAAGGCGTACAGTACATGATGGTATCCACGGATGCCGGCCTTCTGCTCCGGGCTGGAACCGAGTGGCTTGAGAAGCTAAGGAAGATGCGTCTACGGTAGCTTTCTTTCTCCGACGGATAGCTCTTCCAATCCGTTCCGATCCAAGATAGTGATTCGTTTTCCTTCTGATTTTATTAACTTCTCCTTCTCCATTCTGGCTAATATCCGCGAAAGAGTTTCCGGAATCGTGCCTAAAAGGCTCGCTAACTGGTTTTTCGAAACATCCAACTCGAAGTTTATGGCCCTCTTTTGTTGCTCGCTGAGGAGAAGGAGATAAGCGGCCAGGCGCCCCGGAACTTCCTTCAGCGACAAGTCTTCAACCAGGCCGGCAAATTTCCGTAATCGCCTGGATAAGACCGCCAGCATGTTCAAGGCCACCGAAGGATTTTTCCCGATTAAATCCACGAAAGC from the Deltaproteobacteria bacterium genome contains:
- a CDS encoding Crp/Fnr family transcriptional regulator; translation: MKLIDQITSIPLFQGLARKQYEDLAIIVVDQVIPRGKMIFSQGDEAVGFYVVISGRVKIFKLSPEGKEQILHIFGAGEPIGEVAVFAGEKFPAYAEALEESRIFFFPRPAFVDLIGKNPSVALNMLAVLSRRLRKFAGLVEDLSLKEVPGRLAAYLLLLSEQQKRAINFELDVSKNQLASLLGTIPETLSRILARMEKEKLIKSEGKRITILDRNGLEELSVGERKLP